From the Cryomorphaceae bacterium genome, the window CCAGAGAAACACGGGGTTATGTGCCTGCATTCATCGCGGTAAATTACATGATGACCTACCACCAGGAGCACAACCTGTACCCCCTCTACAATGCCTGTGCATACTATGAAACTGACACCGTGCACGTGCGTCAGCGTCTCACCTTCGATCAGGTTTCGGCTTACACCAACGTGGATGCTACATTGATAGCCTCTCTCAACCCCATGTACCTGCGTTTTGTCATTCCTGCTCAGCCCGATGCACCCAAAGTCTTGCGTTTGCCTTCAGAAGCAATCGGTGTGTTTCTTGCCAACGAAGACAGCATTTACCATCACCAACCCGAACCCACCACTCCGATGCTCGCACAGGAGGTTACCGAGTACCACCGGGTGCGCAGCGGTGAGTTTCTGGGCTCAATAGCCAACCGCTACGGAGTGCGGGTTAATGAACTAATGGAGTGGAATGGATTGCGAAACACCAACATTTACCCCGGTCAGAACCTTGTGGTACACCGTACGGTATCTCCGGCTGGTGTCGCCAGCACCACAGGCAGCACACCCACTGTAACCCAACAAACCCAAAAACCCGCTCAGCCGGCCGTTGTTACCGACGAGGGCGCTTATCGCTACCACGTAGTACGGAGCGGTGATACACTGTGGGACATCGCCAAACTGTACGATGGGGTTACCGTAAATCAGCTGAAGCAATTAAACAGCGGACTGAACTTTAATCGTCTCAAGCCCGGACAAAAAATCAAGATTGGTCAAGCTGGTTAAATACTTTGCAGTCCTATTGGCTGCCGTTGTTATGGTCTCCTGCGATGAAGATGCATCGCATGTGCTGCCCAGATATTCCGGTGCTCCGGGCGAATTGCTGGTAATTATACCAGATGCGCTTTATGAGTCGCGCCCGGGAGATATCCTCTACGACCACTTTGCCGCATACCAGGCTATGCTACCTCAGGCCGAGCCCTATTTCAACCTGGTGCACCTCAGCCCGGAAAAAGTAAACAACATAACACGACAGCACCGCAATCTGCTGTTTGTAAACATCAAGCCCGAATCAGAAGAAACCCCAAGGGTGGAGGCCCTTCGAAACAAATGGGCGTCCGAACAACTCGTGGTGAATGTCTATGCGCCGTCCATTGATGCATTCGATTCACTGATGGCCGATAACGGGCCGGCTTTACTCGAAAAGTTCAACGAGTACGAGCGCAAAAGGCTGAAAGGGAATTTTGCTTTCCGCAAGAACCACAACATTGCCGATGAACTTCGTATTCAAGAAGCCCTGAGCATTACCGTGCCTCGTGATTGCAGCATTGCCCGACAGGAAAAGAATTTTACGTGGATTGAGCGCAAACGCGAAAAACCTTCGGGCGGCTCATTACACGATGTACTGCAAGGTGTATTGGTCTATCATTATCCATACACGGCCGATACCTCTTTCACCGCGGGTCATATACTTGCTGTGCGCGACTCCGTGTTGAGGCGTTACGTTCCCGGATCCGTTGAGGGCTCGTACATGACCACCGAATACCTTGTAGAACCTGCATATCGGGTGGTTGAGCACAACGGAGCATACGCCGTTGAAATGCGTGGATTGTGGAAAGTAGCGCTGGGAGCCCCTATGGGAGGCCCTTTCATCAGCTTAACAGTGCACGACGAGCAGCGCGGAAGAATTGTAACCGCCGAGGGATTTGTCTTTGCTCCAAAATTCAGCAAACGTGAGTACCTGCGCGAAGTAGAGGCCATGATTTACAGTATCGAGTGGCCCGACGTTGAAGACTCTGAAAAAAGCTGATTTAAGGTCTGCGGAAATGACCGTCATTCATTTGAGGAAACAAAGTCTGTAATGGGACGAAAAAACCCGATGCATCCCCTTAGTGTCATTTCGACCGGAACGCCGAGGAACGAGGCGTGAAGTAGCCTGCCCCGAAGAATTTCGGGGGAGAAATCTCATTCAGTTCACACTTTGATCTCATAATAGATTTCTCCGCTACACAGCTCCTGCCGTCGCTGCTTCGGTCGAAATGACAAAACACTCATAACCTGAAATAAGAACCCCCAATCACACCCCTTTGTCATTTCGACCGGAGTGCTGAGGTACGAAGCACGCAGTGGAGAAATCTCATTCAGTTCACACGTCGTCTCCCTAGAGATTTCTCCCCCCGAAGAATTTCGGGGCGCAGCTCCTGTTGTCGCTGCTTCGGTCGAAATGACAAAACGCCAATAATCAAAACAAAAAAGCAATCACACCTTGAACACGACAATCAGAGCATCACCCGGCTGCGACTCTGATTGATGATAACCGCTACGATTCAGCATAGACCCTGAAAGGGTCAAATGTCTGAAGAGAAAGCAACGAAGATAGAAGTGCGACCCCGAAGGGGTCGAATGTCCACCGAAACATGCAATAACACTATATTTCAATCCCTTATGATTTTAAATTAGGGTGCATCTCAAACGCAGACGCCTGAAAGAGACGCTTAGCACAACTCGTCAAACCCCAATTACCGAAGTAACCTACGCACACGCTAAGCCAAGCGCATTTCATGAAATCGCTACCCAACTCGAGATCGCTATCCAGTAATCATAGTAACCGCTGGATGACTTTCATTGATATAAGTCTGATCTATTTGACGTTAAGTGGTGGGTGAAAAACCCACCCCAACCCCGACTTTCAACATCAAGGTCTTGTGAAACCCGCGTTTGTCGGGGCCACCCCTCCGGTGGAGGAGACAAGGCCTCCGTTTCAATTTTGGGATTTCTCGCTCGTAATGACAAAATGCTACTAATCAGAAATAAAAGCTCAGGTCAGCGTAGCGTCTCGCTACACTGACATCTTCAAGGCGTCCCCGCCTGCTCTTTTGATTCCGATTGTAAGCCGCGAGCATCCGCACCAAATCCTTTCCAACCCCACTCCTTTTGTCATTTCGGCCGGAGTGCTGCGGAACGAAACGCTGAGGACATCAAGACTCAACACTTACGTCGTTTTTCAGCGAACCTGATTTAAACCGGAAAGGACATCAGCCACTCCAAGGCATCCTCGCGGTTCTTAAAGAGCTGCGTGGGGCGATTGGGCTTGTTGAAGCGAATGAAGAAATTGGCAGTCATTTCGTGCGAGTAACTCTGCACCACAACCGCATCTGCTACTATAGCATCGGTTGACCCGGCTGAAGACGCATAATTTCGGGCGTCCTGACTGAGAGAGGCCTTTTCTCCGGCGGTAACAAGCAAACGAAATTTCTGCCCATTGGCTTCGCTGTTGATGGTCTCAAAAATTCGTTTCACCTCCTCTAGTTCAACCACCTGACCTTCTTTCATGTGGAGATGAAGAATGTTGTCGGGTTGAAAGGTCAATGTTGACTTACCTAAATCGAAAGTTTTGTCTGACATGCCCGGTTGCTCAATTCATTGCTTCTGCAGCAAAGGTAGAAAGAAATACCACGTAGGGCCAATGAACTGCTTTTCATTACGGGCATCATTTAACGCAGCAATAACCAGGCAGCAGGCATTTCATCGCGCTTGATATCGCGCAGCGCATCCAGCGCCTCCTGTCGGCGCGCATAATTACCGAATGTAACCCGGTAAAGCCCTTTGTGCTGATCGAGCAAATAGGCTGGATAGCCCTTTGCACGCAATCGATCTACCAGCTTGTGTGCGTTGGACAGCTCTGCGAAACACCCGCCCACCACATGGTAACGCATGGCAAGGAGCTCAGGAGTGGCTACATAGGTGTTTACCGCTGGTGCAGGTGGCGGTTCGGGCATCCTCAATCGCACAGCAACGCCCTCTTCATTGGATACATCAGTAAACGCTATGCGCACAACCTCTTTTTCGGAGTCGAGCAATTCCAGCAAGGCATCATCTTCAGAATGATCTACCCACAAAAAAGTGTGCTCACGGGCTGTATATACCGGGGGATCCTTGGGGGCGAAGGGGTTAAGGTCTGCAATGGTAAGATGGGCCGGGCGAAGCACATCTGCTGATGATACCAACCACCCTGAGTAAAGAAGAAAAGGCAACACAACTGCCGCAGCCCATATCCATCGCGCCCTGCGATTACCCGAACTTTCCTGAGCTTCTGCGGCATCATTCTCCAGGTTTGCTGCATGGGTAATGGGAACTACGGGAGCCTCTGCTGGTTCAGGAGCAGGAACCTTTTTAACCGGAGCCGATTGCGGCAAGCCGGTTGATTCCGGTACTTTTTCCGGTTGCATCACCGGAATGGCAAACAACTGCTCCAACCCAAAGGCGTCTTTCAAGAAGTTCTCTTCCTGCGATGGTTGAAACCGCAATTGTCTGGCCGTATCGCGATAAACTATGCCCACCTTTTTAAAGGTGATCCGCTCTCCATTGTTGAGGCGGGTAAAATAGTCTTCTACCTCTGTACGTATTTTATCGTTGGCCTCCTCAAACGTGCAGTTGTTCCATTCTGCGAGGTGGCTGGCCAAAAGACCGTCGTTTTTCACCAGGCTGCGGTTAAATGACACCTCCTTGGAAGGGGGTTGAAAAAGATGCAGGCGCTTGTTGAGCGAAGCTGGTTTGTAATTGGTAACAAAACCGCCAAACTCCGGAATAATTACGCAGTCATAGTGGTATAGTAAATCGCCTATGTGATTTTGAAGGGCCAATGCGCCGGGCTTTGTACGAAAGTACAAAAGTAATCCAAACACAGCTGGAATACCGAAAAAAGAGCGCTCGAATCAATAGCCGTAATCTCCCTCCCGGTATCGCTCAAGCATCCGGCGCAAGTCGTCGGGGTGATCAATGGAATCCGATTCCAAATCGGTTTCGGCAGTGCGGATACGATAACCGTGTTCCAGCCATCGCAGTTGCTCAAGTTGTTCGGCCTTTTCCAACGATGAAGGTGCAAGCCGCGTAATCTCTTCCAGAATATGGGGTCTGTACGCATACATCCCAATATGCAGAAAGTAAACATGGTCCTTGAGCCATTCGGAAGCCTCTATTCCGTTGCGATAGGGAAGCGG encodes:
- a CDS encoding LysM peptidoglycan-binding domain-containing protein, coding for MHKLFLTPALLLAFPLFAQYTEPVDSAETPALEIAPDDPFLERIDAQWQSIAHQAWFVHSDTACLNIYGYEPSVVPKVSDDEMRERVRQMDEETIMEMRYDGHIRGFIELYVSKKRELSSRVLGLSELYYPMIEEMLDRFDIPQEMKHLAVVESALNPTARSRAGAKGLWQFMYGTGKMFDLKVNSFEDDRFDPLQSTVAACRYLRHLYGLYGDWNLVLAAYNSGPGNVNKAIRRSGGKRDYWAIRNYLPRETRGYVPAFIAVNYMMTYHQEHNLYPLYNACAYYETDTVHVRQRLTFDQVSAYTNVDATLIASLNPMYLRFVIPAQPDAPKVLRLPSEAIGVFLANEDSIYHHQPEPTTPMLAQEVTEYHRVRSGEFLGSIANRYGVRVNELMEWNGLRNTNIYPGQNLVVHRTVSPAGVASTTGSTPTVTQQTQKPAQPAVVTDEGAYRYHVVRSGDTLWDIAKLYDGVTVNQLKQLNSGLNFNRLKPGQKIKIGQAG
- a CDS encoding DUF4837 family protein → MVSCDEDASHVLPRYSGAPGELLVIIPDALYESRPGDILYDHFAAYQAMLPQAEPYFNLVHLSPEKVNNITRQHRNLLFVNIKPESEETPRVEALRNKWASEQLVVNVYAPSIDAFDSLMADNGPALLEKFNEYERKRLKGNFAFRKNHNIADELRIQEALSITVPRDCSIARQEKNFTWIERKREKPSGGSLHDVLQGVLVYHYPYTADTSFTAGHILAVRDSVLRRYVPGSVEGSYMTTEYLVEPAYRVVEHNGAYAVEMRGLWKVALGAPMGGPFISLTVHDEQRGRIVTAEGFVFAPKFSKREYLREVEAMIYSIEWPDVEDSEKS
- a CDS encoding SPOR domain-containing protein produces the protein MYFRTKPGALALQNHIGDLLYHYDCVIIPEFGGFVTNYKPASLNKRLHLFQPPSKEVSFNRSLVKNDGLLASHLAEWNNCTFEEANDKIRTEVEDYFTRLNNGERITFKKVGIVYRDTARQLRFQPSQEENFLKDAFGLEQLFAIPVMQPEKVPESTGLPQSAPVKKVPAPEPAEAPVVPITHAANLENDAAEAQESSGNRRARWIWAAAVVLPFLLYSGWLVSSADVLRPAHLTIADLNPFAPKDPPVYTAREHTFLWVDHSEDDALLELLDSEKEVVRIAFTDVSNEEGVAVRLRMPEPPPAPAVNTYVATPELLAMRYHVVGGCFAELSNAHKLVDRLRAKGYPAYLLDQHKGLYRVTFGNYARRQEALDALRDIKRDEMPAAWLLLR